In a single window of the Roseiconus lacunae genome:
- a CDS encoding type II secretion system F family protein encodes MTLLLAVTINPIFLTAGAIFAFVTFGTWFVLNRISGDDKPRAEARLDMMRKRRASGATGEGGDASRSKNEALTAYLERAATPLADKVSGNEKEMGQLREKLMNAGFRREAAPVVFKTIQLGTAAFGLFVGSTYGLLADGFGQDMIIKVGGGLIIGFMIPKFALDFLAKKRMERIFLGLPDALDLMVVCVEAGLGMDQALRKVAEEMEKSHKDIAEEFGIANKQLQLGRTRSDVLQALGFRSGVDDLKQLASILIQADKFGSSISAALRVQSDAMRTRRRQIAEEKAAKTAVKMIFPLVLFIFPGIFVVLVGPAGISMYRNMLSQ; translated from the coding sequence ATGACTCTCTTACTCGCAGTTACGATCAATCCGATCTTCCTGACCGCCGGAGCGATATTCGCCTTCGTCACGTTCGGAACTTGGTTTGTCCTCAACCGAATTTCCGGTGACGATAAACCGCGCGCCGAGGCGCGTTTGGACATGATGCGGAAACGTCGTGCGTCGGGTGCGACCGGAGAAGGCGGCGACGCATCGCGTTCCAAGAACGAAGCGCTCACGGCCTACCTCGAACGCGCCGCGACACCACTGGCCGATAAGGTCAGCGGGAACGAGAAAGAGATGGGCCAGCTTCGCGAAAAATTGATGAACGCAGGTTTCCGTCGCGAAGCCGCACCGGTCGTCTTCAAAACCATTCAGCTCGGAACCGCCGCCTTCGGACTGTTCGTCGGTAGCACCTATGGATTGCTCGCCGATGGTTTCGGACAAGACATGATCATCAAGGTCGGTGGCGGATTGATCATCGGGTTTATGATTCCCAAGTTCGCGTTGGACTTCCTTGCCAAGAAACGCATGGAACGAATCTTCCTCGGGCTTCCCGACGCGCTTGACTTGATGGTCGTCTGCGTCGAAGCTGGCTTAGGGATGGACCAAGCACTGCGCAAAGTGGCCGAAGAGATGGAGAAAAGCCACAAAGACATTGCCGAGGAATTTGGAATCGCGAACAAGCAACTGCAGCTCGGACGTACCCGCAGCGACGTCCTGCAAGCACTCGGTTTCCGTAGCGGTGTCGATGACCTGAAACAGTTGGCGTCGATCTTGATCCAAGCCGACAAGTTTGGTTCGTCGATCTCGGCAGCCTTGCGTGTCCAATCGGATGCGATGCGAACACGACGTCGTCAGATTGCCGAGGAAAAGGCAGCCAAGACGGCGGTCAAGATGATCTTTCCGCTCGTCTTGTTCATCTTCCCGGGGATCTTCGTCGTCCTGGTCGGGCCCGCAGGTATCAGCATGTATCGCAACATGCTGAGCCAGTGA